The Bdellovibrio bacteriovorus W nucleotide sequence GCCGTGGGCCTTTTGGCAACCGTTCAAAGAATTAAATCCTACCAAGAAGCTGAACGTGTTTTAAATTTCATGCTCGATAACAAAGAAACTTTCTTAGGAATCGATCTTGCTGATAACGAAGAGGGCTTTGATCCCAAAATCTTTGCTCCTATTTTTCAAAAGGCCAAGGCTGAAGGCCTTCGAGTGACCATTCACTCTGGCGAAATTCCGAACTCCCTTTCGGCACAATGGGTTCGCGATAGTATTGAAATATTAGGAGCTGAACGCATTGGCCACGGAATTCAAATCATTCAAAGCCCCGAAGTGATCGACTATGTTGTTCGCCATAAGATCCCTTTGGAAGTCTGCCCACTGAGCAATTGGCTCACGAATAGCTTCCCTAGCATTGCAGCCCATCCGATTCGCAAATTGATGGATCTTGGAGTCATCGTCACCGTCAACTCCGACGATCCCGGTGTCTTTGCTTCGACACTTTCGGATGACTATGAACTTCTGCACCGCTATCACGGTTTTGGACTTTCTGACTTTAAATCCCTCAATCAAGCAGCATTTGAGGCGAGCTTCATCGCAGAGAGTAAAAAAGCAAAGTTTAGAGAGACGTTTTTCTCTTAGCTTCTGCTTCCGGTTGACAGTCAGGGGGAGCCACTGATTATCTAACTCCATGATTAAAGAAAATTATCAATCTGGATTTGGAAATCACTTTTCAACAGAAGCTCTTCCTGGCGCTTTACCTGCGGATCAAAACTCTCCGCAGATGGCTCCTTTAGGACTTTACGCGGAACAACTCAGTGGTTCTGCGTTCACCGTACAAAGAGGCTTCAATCTTTATTCTTGGCTTTATCGCGTTCGTCCTTCTGTTATGCAGGGACGCTTTCAGCGTGAAGAGGCTCTAACACTCAAATCTTTCGCAAAAGCAAAGCACCTTGATCCAAACCAAATGCGTTGGAATCCGATGACTGCCTTAAAAGGAAATTTTCTTGAAGGCCTTCGCACCGTCGCAAGCAGTGGTTCTGGTGAAGAACAAAAGGGCATTCAAATTCTTCTTTATTCTTTTACAGAGTCCATGAAGAATAATTTCTTTATGAATGCCGATGGAGATTTTGTAATCGTTCCTCAACTCGGTCGCCTAGAAGTTCGAACAGAACTTGGAAGATTAGAAGTCGAGCCCGGAGAGATTGCCTTAGTTCCACGTGGTATTAAGTTCCAAGTGAATTCTTTAGATGGAAAGCCATGCTCTGGTTACATCGGAGAAAACTTTGGCCAGCCTTTCCGCCTCCCAGAACTAGGCCCTATCGGAGCCAATGGTTTAGCACATCGTCGCCACTTTTTAGCACCTGTTGCTTCGTTTGAAGATATCGAAGGCGAATTCAAACTTTATGGAAAGTTTGGCGGTGAAGTGTGGAGTGCTTCGCTGGGCCATTCACCTCTTGATGTCGTTGCTTGGCATGGTACCTACACCCCTTATAAATATGATCTGCGCAAGTTCAACACTATCAACACTGTGAGCTTTGACCATCCAGATCCTTGCATCTTCACTGTTTTAACTTCACCGAGTGACACTCCGGGAATGGCAAATATTGACTTTGTAATCTTCCCACCACGTTGGATGACTGCTGAAAATACATTTAGACCCCCTTACTTCCATCGCAACATCATGAGTGAGTATATGGGTCTGATCTATGGTGATTATGATGCGAAAACAGGTGGTGGCTTTGTCCCTGGGGGCGGAAGTCTTCACAACTTCTTCTCGGCCCACGGTCCCGACGTTAAAACTTTTGAAACAGCTTCGCACGCGGAACTTAAGCCACAAAAACTAGATGCGACTATGGCCTTCATGTTTGAATCTCGCTATCCTTACAAAGTAACCGATATGGCACTTGAGAAGGATTTCCTACAGGGAGATTATCAAGATTGCTGGCAAGGTTTTCACAATCACTTTAAGAAATAACCCAAAGGGTCCTACTCAGGACCCTTTTTTTATAACTTATCCCCTGTAAATTTTATTGTCAGACTGCCAAAGGCGTTGTCTTTACCTAATTTCTTGATTAGTCTCCCGCCAAAATTCAGAGGAGCATTCAATGAAATCTATCGTTTTAGCACTAGCTGCTGTACTTTCTTTCTCATCAGTATCTTACGCATATCCTCAATCTTGCAGCCAACTTATCAATAAAAAGGACACTCTTGCTGCAGAACTTGATTACTTGAGAGCAAAAATCAGAGCTTCTAGAAACTCTGACGCTTTAGAGCTTTACATGGATCAATACGAAGATCTTTATGCTCGCTACCAAGACGCTGTAGCAAATATCAGCGACCGTTGCCAGTAATTCACATTAAGTTGTTTTGACAACTCTTCATCGGGCAAAGTAGCTTTTTGAAAATAAAAGCGATCTTTCCATGAGGAGTTGTCATGCGCGAATTTTATCCTGAAATTGAACCTTATAAAAAAGGCCATCTTCAAGTTTCCGACATTCACAGTCTTTACTGGGAAGAATCAGGAAATCCTCAAGGCCAACCTGTTCTCTTCTTGCATGGCGGCCCCGGCGGCGGCACTGCTCCAATGCACAGACGCTTCTTCGACCCAAAACATTATCGCATCATTCTCTTTGACCAACGAGGGTCAGGAAACTCGACTCCGTCTGCAGAGTTAAAAGATAACACCACGTGGGATCTCGTCAGCGATATTGAAAAACTACGAGAGTTCTTCAATATTGATAAGTGGTTAGTCTTTGGTGGCTCTTGGGGCTCCACTCTAGCCCTTACTTATGCCATCAAACACCCAAGCAAAGTGACCGGCTTGGTCTTGCGCGGTATTTTCCTTTGCCGCCCTTCTGAAGTTAAATGGTTTTACCAAGAGGGTGCTTCGCAAATTTTCCCGGATATCTGGGATAGTTATCTGGCACAAATTCCTGAAAACGAACGCCACGACATGGTCACGGCTTACTATAAACGCCTGACGTCATCAGATGAAAATGTACGCCTCAACGCCGCGAAAGCATGGAGCAAATGGGAAGCTGCCACTTCAAGATTGTATATGGATAAGAATGCCATCGAAGAATTCGATGATCCCGAATATGCACTTAGTTTTGCACGCATCGAATGCCATTACTTCACTAACAATGCTTTCTTTGATTCCAACAATTGGATCTTAGAAAATATTGAAACGATCCGCCACATCCCGGCCGCCATTGTCCAAGGACGCTACGATGTCGTTTGCCCAGCTCGTTCTGCTTGGGAACTTCATAAAGCATGGCCTGAGGCAAAATTTACAATCGTTGCTGACTCTGGCCACGCCGCCAATGAGCCTGGAACACGCTCAGCTCTTATTGAGGCAACGGACTCTTTTAAACAACTGTAGATTTTTCAAGGAATGGGCCCATAGTGGGCCCATCTTTTCAAAGCCCCATAATGACCTTGCTCACTTCGCACCAAATCTGATTTATTAGGACCACGACGCTTCAGACAGAAGCAGCAAATTTCGGGGGAAATGTGCGGGGAAATAACTGGCTTATACTTTTAACATTAACAAGCTCCATACTTGTTAATTGTACGCCAAGCTCACCAATCAAAAACTCTATCAATACCACGGACTCAGCCATCATTGGCGGCAAAGAAGTCCAAGGTAATGATACCATTGGAGAAAGTATCGTTGCTGTTTACGATGCATTTCTCGGTCAACTCTGCACTGGAACTCTTTTAAAAGATAATATCGTCCTCACCGCCGCTCACTGTGTGGGAGTGTTTACAGACGATATGTATGTATTTTTTGAAACTGAAATTACCGACAACTCCAAACCCTATCAGGTTGATAAAGTTGAAATCTCGCCTATTTGGTCTACTCGAAAGCATGAAAAGACCGACAAAGGAGACCTTGCACTTTTAAGATTTGTTGGCAAAGCTCCAGCCCACAAAAGACCTGCCCAACTTTTAACTTATACAAAATTTAGAAATCTCCCTGCGCATGCCGAAGTCGATGTTGCTGGCTATGGACTCAATGATGGTGTGGCTGAGATGGGTGCTGGCACTCTCAGATCTGTAAAAGTAAATATCGCCGATAAAAACTTCAGTCTTTCTGAAGCTACACTTGATCAACGCGACAGTCGTGGAACTTGCCACGGCGATTCTGGGGGCCCTGCGTTCATCGAACTGGGTGGTAGATATTACCTTTGGGGCGTCACAAGCCGTGGAGTGGATGACCTTGAGAATGATTGCGATCAATTTGCAGCCATCACCCATATTTACTCTCATAAAACTTGGATCTCGCGTATGATC carries:
- a CDS encoding proline iminopeptidase (COG0596 Predicted hydrolases or acyltransferases (alpha/beta hydrolase superfamily)), translated to MREFYPEIEPYKKGHLQVSDIHSLYWEESGNPQGQPVLFLHGGPGGGTAPMHRRFFDPKHYRIILFDQRGSGNSTPSAELKDNTTWDLVSDIEKLREFFNIDKWLVFGGSWGSTLALTYAIKHPSKVTGLVLRGIFLCRPSEVKWFYQEGASQIFPDIWDSYLAQIPENERHDMVTAYYKRLTSSDENVRLNAAKAWSKWEAATSRLYMDKNAIEEFDDPEYALSFARIECHYFTNNAFFDSNNWILENIETIRHIPAAIVQGRYDVVCPARSAWELHKAWPEAKFTIVADSGHAANEPGTRSALIEATDSFKQL
- a CDS encoding secreted trypsin-like serine protease (COG5640 Secreted trypsin-like serine protease); the protein is MRGNNWLILLTLTSSILVNCTPSSPIKNSINTTDSAIIGGKEVQGNDTIGESIVAVYDAFLGQLCTGTLLKDNIVLTAAHCVGVFTDDMYVFFETEITDNSKPYQVDKVEISPIWSTRKHEKTDKGDLALLRFVGKAPAHKRPAQLLTYTKFRNLPAHAEVDVAGYGLNDGVAEMGAGTLRSVKVNIADKNFSLSEATLDQRDSRGTCHGDSGGPAFIELGGRYYLWGVTSRGVDDLENDCDQFAAITHIYSHKTWISRMIQKLSTSILDPLTL
- a CDS encoding hypothetical protein (COG1816 Adenosine deaminase), with the translated sequence MEKIISHQIRQIPKVELHRHMDCSVRWSTLAELAPQLGMTWPSSLKEQREQFLVTEPMKDLGSVLNKFLNTQKIYASAEILERIAFEACEDAFNDGIILLELRYAPTYIQDGHGLSFQTIHDAIVRGIDRAMKAYPMAVGLLATVQRIKSYQEAERVLNFMLDNKETFLGIDLADNEEGFDPKIFAPIFQKAKAEGLRVTIHSGEIPNSLSAQWVRDSIEILGAERIGHGIQIIQSPEVIDYVVRHKIPLEVCPLSNWLTNSFPSIAAHPIRKLMDLGVIVTVNSDDPGVFASTLSDDYELLHRYHGFGLSDFKSLNQAAFEASFIAESKKAKFRETFFS
- a CDS encoding homogentisate 1,2-dioxygenase (COG3508 Homogentisate 1,2-dioxygenase), whose amino-acid sequence is MIKENYQSGFGNHFSTEALPGALPADQNSPQMAPLGLYAEQLSGSAFTVQRGFNLYSWLYRVRPSVMQGRFQREEALTLKSFAKAKHLDPNQMRWNPMTALKGNFLEGLRTVASSGSGEEQKGIQILLYSFTESMKNNFFMNADGDFVIVPQLGRLEVRTELGRLEVEPGEIALVPRGIKFQVNSLDGKPCSGYIGENFGQPFRLPELGPIGANGLAHRRHFLAPVASFEDIEGEFKLYGKFGGEVWSASLGHSPLDVVAWHGTYTPYKYDLRKFNTINTVSFDHPDPCIFTVLTSPSDTPGMANIDFVIFPPRWMTAENTFRPPYFHRNIMSEYMGLIYGDYDAKTGGGFVPGGGSLHNFFSAHGPDVKTFETASHAELKPQKLDATMAFMFESRYPYKVTDMALEKDFLQGDYQDCWQGFHNHFKK